One stretch of Amycolatopsis tolypomycina DNA includes these proteins:
- a CDS encoding type I polyketide synthase: protein MTHDLEPDPGTEPIAIVGMAARVPGAGDLRQFWRNLVDGVESIKPATREELLARGADPATLDDPSWVNATTVVEGFDEFDADLFGMTSREAEITDPQHRVFLEACHSALTDGGYDPARYRGAIGVYGGTGRTGYLVENLLRNERVMASQHGGIGMSTGNQPSYLTTSVSYKLNLRGPSLAIHTACSTSLVAVHLACEALRNGECDMALAGGVNLEMPHGIGYMGVDGFTSPDGHVRAFDAGANGTVWSSGVGVVLVKRLSQALADGDHIRAVVLGNAINNDGATKVGFSAPSVAGQTEAIAQAVGMAGVDPRTIGYVEAHGTGTALGDPIEITSLSTVYGHGAADTGWCAIGSVKSNIGHLSQAAGVVALIKTVLAMEHGLIPPTINYEEPNPGIDFPRSPFYPVRTVTKWEAAPTPRRAGVSSFGVGGTNAHLVLEEAPPSRLTRRPHPAHLLRVSAKSPETLATAVERLADRLAGDVDLDLADVAHTLAAGRTEYPHRAVVVARDPEDAVDGLRDPRRLVTAQAAELKVAFLFSGQGSQYAGMGAELYRSEPVFAAAVDECCELAGVAGLKELIFDRGGDAKLRETRYTQPALFVVEYALAMLWHSWGVRPGAMIGHSVGEYVAATVAGVFTLADAVALVVRRGELMQSMPAGAMLAVQLDEEAVTQRLPEGLAIAGVNGPGTCVVAGPSEAVADFAALLRSSDVQCRELVTSHAFHSPMMDPILAGFTEAVAAVPRSAPSLPFLSNLAGGWITDAQATDPAYWAAHLRQAVRFGDCVRTLFDGGDRWALVECGPGHQLAGLARGQVPKGLPAPQPSLPGRTDREGDVETLYAAAGLLWTHGVSVESAVPAQRVPLPGYPYARKRYWIDPDPAGTVAAPVRPSGPLPLDEWFAVPSWRQAGPELRREPFASCLAFVDDDVLPGLLHDAGVTVTEVRPGTEFAAVEGGFTVRPGVREDYDALVAALGTRPERVVHAWALGGAETTGASPRAGGFATRTPEKRAVTGMAAQDRGFFSVLNLVQAWGEPVRLDVLSTGTADVTGTDLTRPEHATLAGIARVVPLEVPGTVVRRIDIESLSGEVVAELFGPADPAEVALRRGRRWVQEHTQLTVPEAAPRVLREGGRYLITGGTGGIGITLAEDFALRVRAKLILLTRGGLPPREEWAAHPGDDRVGRAIRAIRRMEAAGAVVHVLAADVTDPVRLREVRELAEREFGGLDGIVHAAGLPGGGVAEVKERAAAEAVLGPKIGGTLALAEAFADLPMDFVALCSSVTAVSGDFGQVDYCAANTFLDAYARGDHGWQARVVSHNWGGWDEVGMAAEVAAPTTIRSTRTRADGPVEHPVLTTRTGESCHGLVSAAGHWLLDEHRIAGVPVVPGTGHLETVRAAVEAARPCPGDNHVVELQDVAFLEPFSVPDGTVAEYRVGFDGDGFTVTSRAAGVTKVHVRGSASWVPAPVTSTVDLDAVRGRTTVLDDGNGFGTGRTSMVTFGPRWAALRTHHVGEHEELASIVAPVFDAGWGLHPALLDIATAFGRGRGSGTYLPMSYGRVVVHAPLPASFHSHLRYRNSGGDQVIAADLALCDDTGRVLVEIEDFVLRQVDENAVSSGLSAVPKSTVDSAGIRPVDGAEAFLRALTPGLGGQVVISTRPVRDLFDRRVTAERLEETEEVTEPVVSQAQDDYVAPRTDLEAEIARQWAEVLGVERVGVHDDFFALGGNSLVAIQLIAQVRKTTGARLAMKTLFESSTVAALAERIEDLRSGALSRESAPPAATEPAATTIPKLER, encoded by the coding sequence GTGACCCACGACCTCGAACCCGACCCCGGCACCGAGCCGATCGCCATCGTCGGGATGGCCGCCCGCGTTCCCGGAGCCGGTGATCTCCGCCAGTTCTGGCGCAACCTCGTCGACGGCGTCGAGTCCATCAAGCCCGCCACGCGCGAGGAACTGCTCGCCCGCGGCGCGGATCCGGCCACTTTGGACGATCCCAGCTGGGTCAACGCCACCACGGTGGTCGAGGGCTTCGACGAGTTCGACGCCGACCTGTTCGGCATGACCAGCCGCGAAGCCGAGATCACCGACCCGCAGCACCGCGTGTTCCTCGAAGCCTGCCACTCGGCGCTCACCGACGGCGGCTACGACCCGGCCCGCTACCGCGGCGCGATCGGCGTCTACGGCGGCACCGGGCGGACCGGCTACCTGGTCGAGAACCTGCTGCGCAACGAGCGCGTGATGGCCTCGCAGCACGGCGGCATCGGGATGTCGACCGGCAACCAGCCCAGCTACCTGACGACGTCGGTGTCCTACAAGCTGAACCTGCGCGGGCCGAGCCTGGCCATCCACACCGCGTGCTCGACGTCGCTGGTCGCGGTGCACCTGGCCTGCGAGGCCCTGCGCAACGGCGAATGCGACATGGCGCTGGCCGGCGGCGTGAACCTGGAGATGCCGCACGGCATCGGGTACATGGGCGTCGACGGCTTCACCTCGCCGGACGGGCACGTCCGCGCGTTCGACGCCGGCGCCAACGGCACGGTCTGGAGCAGCGGCGTCGGCGTCGTCCTGGTCAAGCGGCTGTCGCAGGCACTGGCAGACGGCGACCACATCCGGGCGGTCGTGCTCGGCAACGCGATCAACAACGACGGCGCGACGAAGGTCGGCTTCTCCGCGCCGAGCGTCGCCGGCCAGACCGAGGCGATCGCGCAGGCGGTCGGCATGGCCGGGGTCGACCCGCGCACCATCGGCTACGTCGAGGCGCACGGCACCGGAACCGCGCTGGGCGACCCGATCGAGATCACCTCGCTGTCCACTGTGTACGGACACGGCGCCGCGGACACCGGCTGGTGCGCCATCGGCTCGGTGAAGTCGAACATCGGCCACCTGTCCCAGGCGGCCGGCGTGGTGGCGCTGATCAAGACCGTCCTCGCGATGGAGCACGGGCTGATCCCGCCGACCATCAACTACGAGGAGCCCAACCCGGGCATCGACTTCCCGCGCAGCCCGTTCTACCCCGTGCGGACGGTGACCAAGTGGGAGGCGGCCCCCACCCCGCGCCGGGCCGGCGTGAGCTCGTTCGGCGTCGGCGGCACGAACGCCCACCTGGTGCTGGAGGAGGCCCCGCCGTCCCGGCTGACGCGGCGGCCGCACCCTGCGCACCTGCTGCGGGTCTCCGCGAAGTCACCGGAAACCCTGGCCACCGCGGTCGAACGGCTCGCCGACCGGCTGGCCGGGGACGTCGACCTCGACCTCGCCGACGTCGCCCACACCCTCGCCGCCGGGCGCACCGAGTACCCGCACCGCGCGGTCGTCGTCGCCCGCGACCCCGAAGACGCGGTCGACGGCCTGCGCGACCCGCGGCGCCTGGTGACCGCGCAGGCGGCCGAGCTCAAGGTGGCGTTCCTGTTCAGCGGACAGGGATCGCAGTACGCGGGCATGGGCGCCGAGCTGTACCGCAGCGAGCCCGTGTTCGCCGCGGCCGTGGACGAGTGCTGCGAGCTGGCCGGCGTGGCGGGCCTGAAGGAGCTGATCTTCGACCGCGGCGGGGACGCGAAGCTGCGCGAGACCCGCTACACCCAGCCCGCGCTGTTCGTCGTCGAGTACGCGCTGGCGATGCTGTGGCACAGCTGGGGCGTGCGGCCCGGGGCGATGATCGGGCACTCCGTCGGCGAGTACGTCGCCGCGACCGTCGCGGGGGTGTTCACCCTGGCCGACGCGGTGGCGCTGGTCGTCCGGCGGGGCGAGCTGATGCAGTCGATGCCCGCGGGCGCGATGCTCGCCGTCCAGCTCGACGAAGAGGCCGTGACGCAGCGGCTGCCCGAGGGCCTCGCGATCGCCGGGGTCAACGGCCCGGGCACCTGCGTCGTCGCCGGGCCTTCGGAGGCGGTCGCGGACTTCGCCGCGCTGCTGCGCTCGAGTGACGTGCAGTGCCGCGAGCTGGTGACCTCGCACGCCTTCCACTCGCCGATGATGGACCCGATCCTGGCCGGGTTCACCGAGGCCGTCGCCGCGGTGCCGCGGTCGGCGCCGTCGCTGCCGTTCCTGTCGAACCTGGCCGGCGGCTGGATCACCGACGCCCAGGCCACCGATCCGGCCTACTGGGCCGCCCACCTGCGCCAGGCGGTCCGGTTCGGCGACTGCGTCCGGACGCTGTTCGACGGCGGCGACCGTTGGGCGCTCGTCGAATGCGGGCCGGGGCACCAGCTGGCCGGGCTCGCCCGCGGCCAGGTGCCGAAGGGCCTGCCCGCACCGCAGCCGAGCCTGCCCGGCCGCACCGACCGCGAAGGCGACGTCGAAACGCTCTACGCCGCGGCCGGTCTCCTGTGGACACACGGGGTCTCCGTCGAGTCGGCCGTTCCCGCGCAGCGCGTGCCCCTGCCGGGCTACCCCTACGCCCGCAAGCGCTACTGGATCGACCCCGACCCGGCCGGGACGGTCGCCGCCCCGGTGCGGCCGAGCGGGCCGCTGCCCCTCGACGAGTGGTTCGCCGTGCCCTCCTGGCGCCAGGCCGGCCCGGAGCTGCGGCGCGAGCCGTTCGCGTCGTGTCTCGCGTTCGTCGACGACGACGTCCTGCCGGGCCTGCTGCACGACGCCGGGGTCACCGTCACCGAAGTCCGGCCGGGCACCGAGTTCGCCGCCGTCGAGGGCGGCTTCACCGTGCGGCCCGGCGTCCGCGAGGACTACGACGCCCTCGTCGCCGCCCTCGGGACGCGCCCGGAGCGGGTCGTCCACGCGTGGGCGCTCGGCGGTGCGGAAACAACCGGGGCTTCGCCCCGGGCCGGGGGCTTCGCCACCCGGACCCCCGAAAAGCGAGCTGTGACCGGGATGGCCGCCCAGGACCGGGGTTTCTTCAGCGTCCTCAACCTGGTCCAGGCCTGGGGCGAGCCGGTGCGGCTCGACGTGCTGAGCACGGGCACCGCCGACGTCACCGGCACCGACCTGACCCGGCCCGAGCACGCGACCCTCGCCGGCATCGCGCGGGTCGTCCCCCTCGAAGTCCCGGGCACGGTCGTGCGGCGGATCGACATCGAGAGCCTGTCCGGCGAGGTCGTGGCCGAGCTGTTCGGACCGGCGGACCCGGCCGAGGTCGCGCTGCGCCGCGGCCGCCGCTGGGTCCAGGAGCACACGCAGCTCACGGTGCCCGAGGCGGCGCCGCGGGTGCTGCGCGAAGGCGGCCGGTACCTGATCACCGGCGGCACCGGCGGCATCGGCATCACCCTCGCCGAGGACTTCGCCCTGCGGGTCCGCGCGAAGCTGATCCTGCTGACCCGGGGTGGCTTGCCGCCCCGCGAGGAATGGGCCGCCCACCCCGGCGACGACCGGGTGGGCCGCGCGATCCGCGCGATCCGGCGGATGGAGGCGGCCGGGGCGGTGGTGCACGTGCTCGCCGCCGACGTCACCGACCCGGTCCGGCTGCGGGAGGTCCGCGAGCTGGCCGAACGCGAGTTCGGCGGGCTCGACGGCATCGTGCACGCGGCCGGGCTCCCCGGCGGCGGCGTCGCCGAGGTCAAGGAGCGGGCGGCCGCGGAGGCGGTCCTCGGTCCGAAGATCGGCGGCACCCTGGCCCTGGCCGAGGCGTTCGCCGACCTGCCGATGGACTTCGTCGCGCTGTGCTCGTCGGTCACCGCGGTCTCCGGCGACTTCGGGCAGGTCGACTACTGCGCGGCCAACACCTTCCTCGACGCTTACGCCCGCGGCGACCACGGCTGGCAGGCCCGCGTCGTCTCGCACAACTGGGGTGGCTGGGACGAGGTCGGCATGGCCGCCGAGGTGGCCGCGCCGACGACCATCCGCTCCACCCGCACCAGGGCGGACGGCCCGGTCGAGCACCCGGTGCTCACCACCCGCACCGGCGAGAGCTGCCACGGCCTCGTCTCGGCGGCCGGGCACTGGCTGCTCGACGAGCACCGGATCGCCGGCGTGCCGGTCGTCCCGGGCACCGGGCACCTGGAGACCGTGCGGGCCGCGGTCGAGGCGGCCCGGCCGTGCCCCGGCGACAACCACGTCGTCGAACTGCAGGACGTCGCCTTCCTGGAGCCGTTCTCGGTGCCGGACGGCACGGTCGCGGAGTACCGGGTCGGCTTCGACGGCGACGGCTTCACGGTGACCAGCCGCGCGGCCGGGGTGACGAAGGTGCACGTCCGCGGCTCCGCGAGCTGGGTGCCCGCGCCGGTCACGTCCACTGTGGACCTCGACGCGGTGCGCGGCCGGACCACCGTGCTCGACGACGGCAACGGCTTCGGCACCGGCCGGACCAGCATGGTCACCTTCGGCCCGCGGTGGGCCGCGCTGCGCACCCACCACGTCGGCGAGCACGAGGAACTGGCGTCGATCGTCGCGCCGGTGTTCGACGCGGGCTGGGGGCTGCACCCGGCGCTGCTCGACATCGCGACCGCGTTCGGCCGCGGCCGGGGGAGCGGCACCTACCTGCCGATGAGTTACGGGCGGGTGGTCGTGCACGCCCCGCTCCCGGCGAGCTTCCACAGCCACCTGCGGTACCGGAACTCCGGCGGCGACCAGGTGATCGCCGCCGACCTGGCGCTGTGCGACGACACCGGCCGCGTGCTGGTCGAGATCGAGGACTTCGTGCTGCGGCAGGTCGACGAGAACGCGGTCAGCAGCGGCCTGAGCGCCGTGCCGAAGTCCACTGTGGACTCGGCGGGCATCCGGCCGGTCGACGGTGCCGAGGCGTTCCTGCGGGCCCTGACGCCCGGCCTCGGCGGGCAGGTGGTGATCAGCACCCGCCCGGTGCGCGACCTGTTCGACCGCCGGGTGACCGCCGAACGCCTGGAAGAGACCGAAGAAGTCACCGAGCCGGTGGTTTCGCAGGCGCAGGACGACTACGTCGCCCCGCGCACCGACCTCGAGGCGGAGATCGCCCGGCAGTGGGCCGAAGTGCTCGGCGTCGAGCGCGTCGGCGTCCACGACGACTTCTTCGCCCTCGGCGGCAACTCGCTGGTCGCCATCCAGCTGATCGCCCAGGTCCGCAAGACCACCGGCGCCCGGCTGGCCATGAAGACGCTGTTCGAATCCTCCACGGTCGCCGCACTGGCCGAGCGGATCGAGGACCTGCGGAGTGGGGCACTTTCACGTGAAAGTGCCCCACCGGCGGCGACGGAACCGGCCGCGACCACCATCCCCAAGCTCGAGCGCTGA
- a CDS encoding non-ribosomal peptide synthetase, producing MTDTKEWTFPASFGQERIWLSNQLDPASPVYNLPCQVRQDLPLTEGQWRAALGVVVGRHEALRTAFRMDGGDLVQVVHQDVPIDPEVHDLREHPDRETRAAELAEAIARRPIPLETAPPWRAQLCRLGDADWLLTFVVHHAVFDAGSVLVLANELNEACNAVAEGRLPKLPELAVQYPDYSAWQRGQLPAVRAQLDYWRERLAGLPPVHSLPTDRPRPAEFGFDGDQVDFALPDGLLDRVGEVGRELSASPFMVLLAAYTALLSRLSGSADVVVGVPVAGRDLPELAPLIGMFVNQLAIRVDCGGDLPFAELVGRVRTAVLDAIEHGRVPFQLVADEVRPERDPAVQAVYQLGFNFIPDSGIEPVRYATAKDDVAIDLTATGGRLLYRTDLFDRGTAESMVERYLRVLTAAVADPALAVADLPLLSDAERHRVLDEWSGSSTEDAPLVVACFEDRVRATPDAVAVDLGGVRLTYAELNTRANRVAHRLGAGGVVGVCAPNSADLVVGILGALKSGAAYVPLDPANPARRQALVLADAGARVVLTAGDVSLDADTLALDDPALWAESSEENPAHPGPDDIAYVIYTSGSTGRPKGVQVGHRALATYLGFARGAYPSLAGRALLHTSASFDLTVTTLLGPLTAGGSIVDSGRPDFVKATPTHLAVLPEESHPTGDLVVGGEALMGEAVRPFAGIAVTNEYGPTEATVGCVAHRLDGPVTGPVPIGRPVPGTRGYVLDDRLRPVPPGVAGQLFLAGAQLAHGYLGLPELTAQRFPDGPFGRMYATGDLVRWRRDGTLDYLGRTDDQVKLRGFRIEPGEVEAALRALPEIRDAAVAVREGTLVGYVVGSPDGAADALRAALPEYLVPTVFVTLEALPVAASGKLDRAALPDPQLGGDTEYVAPGTAAEELVAEVLGELLGVEKLGVHDDFFAHGGNSLLAIRAMVRIRKQVGVDLPVRGLFSFTTVAELAAEVERRLEADLDQLSDEEVQAQLAEGGPA from the coding sequence ATGACCGACACGAAGGAATGGACGTTCCCGGCCTCGTTCGGGCAGGAGCGGATCTGGCTGTCCAACCAGCTCGACCCGGCGTCCCCGGTGTACAACCTCCCCTGCCAGGTGCGGCAGGACCTGCCCCTGACCGAAGGCCAGTGGCGGGCCGCGCTCGGCGTGGTCGTCGGCCGCCACGAAGCCCTCCGGACGGCGTTCCGGATGGACGGCGGCGACCTCGTCCAGGTGGTGCACCAGGACGTCCCGATCGACCCCGAAGTGCACGACCTGCGCGAGCACCCCGACCGCGAGACGCGGGCGGCCGAGCTGGCCGAGGCGATCGCCCGCCGCCCGATTCCCCTGGAAACGGCGCCGCCGTGGCGGGCGCAGCTGTGCCGGCTCGGCGACGCGGACTGGCTGCTCACCTTCGTCGTGCACCACGCGGTGTTCGACGCCGGCTCCGTGCTGGTGCTGGCGAACGAACTGAACGAAGCCTGCAACGCGGTCGCCGAGGGACGGCTGCCGAAGCTGCCCGAGCTCGCCGTCCAGTACCCGGACTACTCGGCCTGGCAGCGCGGCCAGCTGCCCGCGGTCCGCGCGCAGCTGGACTACTGGCGCGAGCGGCTCGCCGGGCTCCCGCCCGTGCACAGCCTGCCCACCGACCGGCCGCGGCCCGCGGAGTTCGGGTTCGACGGCGACCAGGTCGACTTCGCCCTGCCGGACGGCCTCCTCGACCGCGTCGGCGAAGTCGGCCGCGAGCTGTCGGCGTCGCCGTTCATGGTGCTGCTGGCTGCCTACACCGCGCTGCTGTCGCGGCTGTCCGGTTCGGCCGACGTCGTGGTGGGCGTGCCGGTCGCCGGCCGGGACCTGCCCGAGCTGGCGCCGCTGATCGGGATGTTCGTCAACCAGCTCGCCATCCGCGTCGACTGCGGCGGCGACCTGCCGTTCGCCGAGCTGGTGGGCCGGGTCCGGACCGCGGTGCTGGACGCCATCGAGCACGGCCGGGTGCCGTTCCAGCTCGTCGCCGACGAGGTCCGCCCGGAGCGCGACCCGGCCGTGCAGGCGGTCTACCAGCTCGGCTTCAACTTCATCCCCGACTCGGGCATCGAGCCGGTCCGCTACGCGACCGCCAAGGACGACGTGGCGATCGACCTTACCGCGACCGGCGGCCGGCTGCTCTACCGCACCGACCTGTTCGACCGGGGCACCGCGGAGTCCATGGTGGAGCGGTACCTCCGGGTGCTGACGGCCGCGGTCGCGGACCCGGCCCTCGCGGTGGCGGACTTGCCGCTGCTCTCGGACGCCGAGCGCCACCGGGTCCTGGACGAGTGGAGTGGTTCGTCCACAGAGGACGCCCCGCTCGTCGTCGCCTGCTTCGAAGACCGGGTGCGGGCGACGCCGGACGCCGTCGCGGTCGACCTCGGCGGGGTCCGGCTGACCTACGCCGAGTTGAACACGCGGGCCAACCGCGTCGCGCACCGCCTCGGGGCCGGCGGGGTGGTCGGCGTGTGCGCCCCGAACTCGGCCGACCTCGTCGTCGGCATCCTCGGCGCGCTCAAGAGCGGCGCGGCCTACGTCCCGCTGGACCCGGCCAACCCGGCCCGGCGGCAGGCGCTGGTCCTGGCCGACGCCGGGGCGCGGGTCGTGCTCACCGCCGGGGACGTGTCCCTCGACGCGGACACCCTCGCGCTCGACGACCCGGCGCTGTGGGCGGAGTCGTCCGAGGAGAACCCCGCGCACCCGGGCCCGGACGACATCGCGTACGTCATCTACACCTCCGGCTCGACCGGGCGGCCGAAGGGCGTCCAGGTCGGGCACCGGGCGCTGGCCACCTACCTGGGCTTTGCGCGCGGGGCGTACCCGAGCCTGGCGGGCCGCGCGCTGCTGCACACGTCGGCGTCGTTCGACCTCACCGTGACGACGCTGCTCGGCCCGCTCACCGCCGGCGGGTCCATTGTGGACAGCGGGCGGCCCGACTTCGTCAAGGCCACCCCGACCCACCTCGCCGTGCTGCCTGAGGAGTCCCACCCGACGGGTGACCTGGTCGTCGGCGGCGAAGCGCTCATGGGCGAAGCCGTCCGGCCGTTCGCCGGGATCGCCGTCACCAACGAGTACGGCCCCACCGAGGCGACGGTCGGCTGCGTGGCCCACCGGCTCGACGGGCCCGTCACCGGGCCGGTGCCGATCGGCCGCCCGGTGCCCGGCACCCGCGGCTACGTCCTCGACGACCGGCTGCGGCCGGTGCCGCCGGGCGTCGCCGGGCAGCTTTTCCTCGCCGGCGCGCAGCTCGCCCACGGCTACCTCGGCCTGCCCGAGCTGACCGCGCAGCGGTTCCCGGACGGCCCCTTCGGGCGGATGTACGCCACCGGCGACCTCGTGCGCTGGCGCCGGGACGGCACCCTCGACTACCTCGGCCGGACCGATGACCAAGTCAAGCTGCGCGGGTTCCGGATCGAGCCGGGGGAGGTGGAGGCCGCCCTGCGGGCGCTGCCGGAGATCCGGGACGCGGCGGTCGCGGTCCGCGAAGGGACGCTCGTCGGGTACGTCGTCGGCAGCCCGGACGGCGCGGCCGACGCCCTGCGCGCCGCCCTGCCGGAGTACCTGGTGCCCACGGTGTTCGTCACCCTCGAGGCGCTGCCGGTCGCGGCGAGCGGCAAGCTCGACCGCGCCGCCCTGCCGGATCCGCAGCTCGGGGGCGACACGGAGTACGTGGCGCCGGGCACCGCGGCCGAGGAACTGGTCGCCGAGGTCCTCGGCGAGCTGCTGGGGGTGGAGAAGCTCGGCGTGCACGACGACTTCTTCGCCCACGGCGGCAACTCGCTGCTGGCGATCCGGGCGATGGTCCGGATCCGCAAGCAGGTCGGCGTCGACCTGCCGGTCCGCGGGCTGTTCTCGTTCACCACGGTGGCCGAGCTCGCCGCCGAGGTCGAACGCCGCCTGGAAGCCGACCTCGACCAGCTCAGCGACGAAGAGGTCCAGGCCCAGCTGGCCGAAGGCGGGCCGGCGTGA